The genomic interval CgcatacgcacgcgcacatcccTCAAGGCCCCATGGCAGACAGAgacaggaggaggagttgAACACAACACAGGAGGAAACGagcacgaaaagaaaaatCAAAgtcacagagagagagagagcagcgcagcaagCCGACACGAGCGCACACGAGAGGCGCTCGTGTCGGCTTCGGCATTCCACACCGGTAGCAGACGAGCAAGCGCCaccacacactcacgcaaCAATGTCAACCACGACATCCTACACTTGGCGGCATCCAGACAGCTTTAGCGAGCCGCCACAACAGAACTTTACAAACTTTTAAAAGGCGTGTGCAGGCCTCGCGTCAGAAGAAGAGgaatgagagagagaacagaaTAATAGAAAAGTGCCGCAGAcggaaaagaggagagcagTCAATAGAAGATGCAGCAGAgaggcacacatgcacagagagagagagagagggagcgaaTCAGCACGTGTTCGACTGTGGCGCGTGGAGAACGTCCACACGCGAGAAAATAAAGGAGAAAGAATGAAGGTAGAAAAGGAGGCAATgtacacacgtgcacataTACACGATGCCTCTGACAGACATGAAAGTCTCTCTCCGCCCTCCCGCACTGCATCCTTGCCCCCTCGCTCTACCCACTGCGCACGAActgcacgctgccgcgcatcTTCGTCACGCGCACGGAGCTGAGCGGCATCAACTCGCCGTCCGACATCGAGATGCCGGCGTCCACCTTGATCTCCAAGGCGCGCGCCTTTACGTAGTTCACAAAGTCGAGGTTGACGTGTGAACCCGATTCCAGACCTATAACGAACTTCAGCATCTCCATCCGCCCTCCGCGGCCCGTGATGGGGTCGACGCGGCAGTAGACTATATCGATGGCGCCATCCGACATGTGTGCTAACGGCGCCATGAGCATGTCCTGCGCCACATCCCGCACGTTGCACAGGAGCGCGATGCAGAAATCACCGCGAACGGTTACCCACGGCAGCCGCTCATCCTTGAAGTCCACAACGTCCTCGTCAAGCAACTGCTGGTCCGTGTATGGGGCTAGAACTTCGGCGGCACTAATGGGCTGGGCAGTGCTTCGGCTGGTGTTTGGAGTTGGGCCCGGATGTGTGTCATCGCCTTGAATTGAGGAGAGCGACGGAGCGCCGCAGTGGACAAACACATACTGGCGGCAGTGCGGGCAGCTCTCCCGCATCGTGCAGAGCGGAAAGTCATCTGTCGATGGCATCTTgcagcgtgtgtgcagctTCTCCACCGTCTTGCCAGCCTTGCTCCCCCACGGCAGGTAGCGCAGCATGCCCTTGTATCGCTTGAGGCCACGCAGTATCATGTACCCACCATACACCTGGAAGCGGGCATTGCCCATCCAACGCAACGACTCCGAGCCGTGGTCGATGTCGTTCGCGGAACCAAACGACAGCGACATGAAGGCAACACGGCTGTGCAACTCCGGCATCCGCATCGCGCAgctgacggcgtcgcggtaGACGTTCGAGCCATCCTTCAGGAAAGGTGTCATACAGTCGGCTGCCGTCAGCGTTCGAGgaggcagctgcggcgcctccCCCAGCCGCGATCGCTCCTGCAACTCTGCCGCCTTGTCTTCCTTGTACCGCGAGAACTCGCGCTGTGCGGCGTCGAGTCGCCTCGAGCTCATACGGCAGCGGTGGAACTCCACCATATCCTCGTTCGGGGTGAagttcagcagcagcaggtccATGTGCACCGTGCTCAGGTGCACTAgcgacagcgctgcctcgGTGACGGAGAGGACATCAAGGCTCTTGGCAAGGCCGCAGGCGCTTCCggtcgccaccgtcgcaACGAGCGGCATCAGCGCATCCCAGCCGCCTTGCACCAGACAGCGGGCAAGCCGATAAGCCTCTCGggccgtcgcctccgccgacgGCGTCACACCGTTTCCGCCGTAACCGTCACGCTTGTTCTCTTCACAACCCAGCTCAATGAAGGGTGAAGAAGGAGAGTCGACGCTCGCCTCGCCGTGGTGCACCACTTTGTTAGCGCTGCCCGACTTGAGTAGCACCGCTGCACACCTCTCCTCGTTCAGATGGACAGACAAGTCGGGAGAGACGACAGACCCGTTCCCGGTGCTCACATTGGCTGTCACACTGCGCAGCCAGCGCACGAGCGCCAGcttgcggcggtgcacgccGTTCACAGTTTCGTGAATCATGCCGTCTCCGCCAACGGCGGCAATGACGGTGTTGCTGTCCATCGGGTTCTCAAGGTTTGCTACGTAGTCCTCGCAGtcatgcgcgcggcgtgTCACGTGAGCCTGGTATGTGTGGCGGCTGAAGTGCAGCAGGGGGCGCACGTGCTTCTCGAAGATGTGCTCACCCTTTCCTTTGCCTGACTTGGCGCTAATAAAGGCAATGATGTGCTTCGAACCTTTCTGGTAGatgtgctgcaccaccgTTGACACAACATGCTGAACCGTCTCAGCCGGGCCGCTCGACTGGAACTCTAGCGTGCGGATAGATGGGTTCTCCTtgttgcgctgctgcacgtagTGGACATAGTAACGGAtgctcggcgccgccgtggccgccgcgcaagcggctgtgtgcgcgccgaaGTGCGACGCAGTcggtgtgggagggggccCGCCCAGCAAGCTCAGCGTGAGGGAAGCTGTGTTGACGGAGTGGGCAAGCACCACTCCTTCGTTGtcctcgccggcgccggaGGGGAAACTGCAGAGCAGACTTCTCGTGTTACGCC from Leishmania major strain Friedlin complete genome, chromosome 26 carries:
- a CDS encoding putative sphingosine kinase A, B; the protein is MHSLSSNNTPSPHPATHRHTNHSSTHTSSLLPPTASPVLQASCMSAKEDHIGADAQGIPSSALFTPKPRIFAVPASTESPPSPGATCHHAPTGGINVSAATGVSAAHHSDSGSNTAAPTASSSSPALQKQQPEHCVPAAYRGKLDDAPHAVDDNMEAVILSKGRICTLAYFPSRGSFRITHVSSNGKTRVVFNIPVRMIINIETAAERDARQRARQANDDTIKLVFAESGRNTRSLLCSFPSGAGEDNEGVVLAHSVNTASLTLSLLGGPPPTPTASHFGAHTAACAAATAAPSIRYYVHYVQQRNKENPSIRTLEFQSSGPAETVQHVVSTVVQHIYQKGSKHIIAFISAKSGKGKGEHIFEKHVRPLLHFSRHTYQAHVTRRAHDCEDYVANLENPMDSNTVIAAVGGDGMIHETVNGVHRRKLALVRWLRSVTANVSTGNGSVVSPDLSVHLNEERCAAVLLKSGSANKVVHHGEASVDSPSSPFIELGCEENKRDGYGGNGVTPSAEATAREAYRLARCLVQGGWDALMPLVATVATGSACGLAKSLDVLSVTEAALSLVHLSTVHMDLLLLNFTPNEDMVEFHRCRMSSRRLDAAQREFSRYKEDKAAELQERSRLGEAPQLPPRTLTAADCMTPFLKDGSNVYRDAVSCAMRMPELHSRVAFMSLSFGSANDIDHGSESLRWMGNARFQVYGGYMILRGLKRYKGMLRYLPWGSKAGKTVEKLHTRCKMPSTDDFPLCTMRESCPHCRQYVFVHCGAPSLSSIQGDDTHPGPTPNTSRSTAQPISAAEVLAPYTDQQLLDEDVVDFKDERLPWVTVRGDFCIALLCNVRDVAQDMLMAPLAHMSDGAIDIVYCRVDPITGRGGRMEMLKFVIGLESGSHVNLDFVNYVKARALEIKVDAGISMSDGELMPLSSVRVTKMRGSVQFVRSG